In a single window of the Osmerus eperlanus chromosome 4, fOsmEpe2.1, whole genome shotgun sequence genome:
- the kcnd1 gene encoding LOW QUALITY PROTEIN: potassium voltage-gated channel subfamily D member 1 (The sequence of the model RefSeq protein was modified relative to this genomic sequence to represent the inferred CDS: inserted 1 base in 1 codon; deleted 1 base in 1 codon): protein MAAGVATWLPFARAAAVGWLPLAKRXMPKPPVEKKSRSDEILFVNVSGQRFQTWKNTLDRYPDTLLGSSEKEFFYNEDTQEYFFDRDPEMFRHILNFYRTGKLHYPRHECIQAFEEELAFYGIEPEIIGDCCMEEYRDRKKENQERLAEDTEAENAGDAPLPPDSTSRERLWRAFENPHTSTMALVFYYVTGFFIAVSVIANVVETVPCRPIKGSVKDLPCGEKYGLAFFCMDTACVLIFTFEYLARLFAAPSRCDFARSVMSVIDVVAILPYYIGLVMPENEDVSGAFVTLRVFRVFRIFKFSRHSQGLRILGYTLKSCASELGFLLFSLTMAIIIFATVMFYAEKGTRGSSFTSIPASFWYTIVTMTTLG from the exons ATGGCAGCTGGGGTGGCAACATGGCTGCCCTTCGCCCGGGCAGCTGCTGTGGGCTGGCTCCCTCTGGCCAAAA TCATGCCCAAGCCTCCCGTGGAGAAGAAGAGCCGCAGCGACGAGATCCTGTTTGTCAACGTGAGCGGCCAGCGCTTCCAGACGTGGAAGAACACCCTGGACCGCTACCCAGACACCCTGCTGGGCAGCTCCGAGAAGGAGTTCTTCTACAACGAGGACACTCAGGAATACTTCTTCGACCGGGATCCCGAGATGTTCCGGCACATCCTGAACTTCTACCGCACGGGCAAGCTGCACTACCCACGCCACGAGTGCATCCAGGCCTTCGAAGAGGAGCTGGCCTTCTACGGCATCGAGCCGGAGATCATCGGCGACTGCTGCATGGAAGAGTACCGCGACAGGAAGAAGGAGAACCAGGAGCGGCTGGCCGAGGACACGGAGGCGGAGAACGCCGGCGACGCGCCCCTGCCGCCCGACAGCACGTCGCGG GAGCGGCTGTGGCGGGCCTTCGAGaacccccacacctccaccatggCGCTGGTCTTCTACTACGTGACGGGCTTCTTCATCGCCGTGTCGGTCATCGCCAACGTGGTGGAGACGGTGCCGTGCCGGCCCATCAAGGGCAGCGTGAAGGACCTGCCCTGCGGGGAGAAGTACGGCCTGGCCTTCTTCTGCATGGACACGGCCTGCGTCCTCATCTTCACCTTCGAGTACCTGGCGCGCCTGTTTGCCGCGCCCAGCCGCTGCGACTTTGCGCGCTCCGTGATGAGCGTGATCGACGTGGTGGCCATCCTGCCCTACTACATCGGCCTGGTGATGCCCGAGAACGAGGACGTGAGCGGGGCCTTCGTCACGCTGCGCGTGTTCCGGGTCTTCCGCATCTTCAAGTTCTCCCGTCACTCGCAGGGCCTGCGTATCCTAGGTTACACGCTGAAGAGCTGCGCCTCAGAGCTGGGcttcctgctcttctccctcacCATGGCCATCATCATCTTCGCCACCGTCATGTTCTACGCCGAGAAGGGCACCAGGGGCAGCAGCTTCACCAGTATCCCAGCATCCTTCTGGTACACCATCGTCACCATGACCACCCTGGGGTGA
- the LOC134018290 gene encoding tyrosine-protein phosphatase non-receptor type 7-like, whose product MSDPAERPTPTAEDDQSAICIAVSPPRRPIRLQERRGSNVSLVLDVSSLAAVEPLCSISTPRETLLRLLQTSSRPLTHTPLQHAATVTHTLNTEYQKIPPNFVNPTELDIPGRALKDRYKSILPNPETRVTLRSHSAEEKENEGYINANYIKGYEGIHRAYIATQGPMANTVQDFWEMVWQEQSAIIVMITKLKEKNEKCELYWPHQKGSYGRFDLCVTSVTDCVGYTVRELTLQLGTESREVRHYWYSTWPDHQTPECSAHLLRLVEEVEDYKKSLPHSPGPIIVHCSAGIGRTGCFIASCIGCQQLRHSRQVDILRIVCSLRLDRGGMVQTTEQYQFLYATLAQYSTQMEMQPTRPQEDQGNPESQGNKENTEKRESRGKGEDRENLVIRSSDDSTASETV is encoded by the exons ATGAGTGATCCAGCAGAACGTCCCACCCCAACCGCAGAGGATGACCAATCAGCTATCTGCATTGCTGTGAGTCCTCCCAGGAGGCCCATCCGTCTCCAGGAGAG GCGTGGCTCCAATGTGTCTTTGGTTTTGGATGTAAGCAGCCTGGCAGCGGTGGAGCCACTGTGTTCCATCTCCACCCCCAGAGAGACCCTCCTCCGCCTGCTCCAAACTTCCTCCCGGccccttacacacacccctctgcagCATGCtgccaccgtcacacacacactcaatacagAGTACCAG AAGATTCCTCCCAACTTTGTCAACCCTACAGAGTTGGACATCCCTGGACGAGCGCTCAAGGACAGATACAAAAGCATTCTGCCCA ATCCTGAGACTCGTGTGACTCTGCGTAGCCATTcagcagaggagaaagaaaacGAGGGGTACATCAATGCTAACTACATCAAG GGTTATGAAGGCATTCACAGAGCCTACATTGCTACACAGGGCCCCATGGCCAACACGGTTCAGGACTTCTGGGAGATGGTGTGGCAGGAGCAATCGGCCATCATCGTCATGATCACCAAGCTGAAGGAGAAGAATGAG aagtGTGAGCTGTACTGGCCTCACCAGAAGGGCTCCTACGGCAGGTTTGACCTCTGTGTGACATCTGTGACGGATTGTGTTGGCTACACTGTTAGAGAATTAACACTCCAG ctGGGAACAGAGTCTCGTGAGGTAAGGCATTACTGGTACTCTACCTGGCCTGACCACCAGACCCCAGAATGTTCAGCCCATCTGCTGCgattggtggaggaggtggaggactaCAAAAAGTCCCTCCCACACAGCCctggaccaatcatcgtccacTGCAG TGCAGGCATTGGTAGAACGGGATGCTTCATCGCCAGCTGTATCGGTTGTCAACAGCTTCGACACTCCAGGCAGGTGGACATACTAAGAATAGTATGCAGTCTACGTCTGGACAG gGGTGGTATGGTCCAGACTACTGAGCAGTACCAGTTCCTGTATGCCACCCTGGCCCAGTACAGCACACAGATGGAGATGCAACCCACCAGACCGCAGGAGGACCAAGGGAACCCGGAGAGCCAGGGGAACAAGGAGAAtacggagaagagagagagcagaggcaaGGGAGAAGACCGGGAGAACCTGGTCATCAGGTCCAGTGATGACAGCACAGCTTCAGAAACAgtatga
- the LOC134019212 gene encoding uncharacterized protein LOC134019212: MPPMSQTSYRVLPAIKIPSCPEEPMTRAEIPVSEAMMSHPQWRLIKKVLLRKNKSVTELQKRSEEMMEWVLQVANEGVLPAMALYQVLHLRQDPLSAATSHSSGISTRNRSSSSPQSKDRASSQGSAQPDVPEGIISEKSHPLLESGLGSRPQDRLSSGKPPTPLYPSSPTGEDILATASLTVAEIIAKLKGVMARDEDSEEAKLSAIVEELCDSAMEKVMDELVLHHPGSSLSEFYTTSISEDLILKTWQDAKEKIQVLADIHTDAVNEQMPPRPLLSSNTNTSEVVFHREKKEAEKMASFLIGSVAEAEEMEKAMASPRPSCVTAVSSGSGHSSASSIGRIRCDSEPHNPSSQRESLSGILAHHTLFQRQGVFTTEEKLELVRLVGGILQGMVARERRSSLNQPQDADTASLPQNISSACNIIHIVLENFSTAAEMIREGEVDFLQPRGNDFNLLVECVSESLLSQVTEELEALRRRNQGVSSGRSSRRSRSQGELLGNWVEGKEEKEACTLSCQESFLLCAQQEERRSEEECSSASDEEKEKQQKEEARSASRSPSPRSPSPRSTSPRSPSPRSTSPRSTSPRSPSPRSKANSHNLNLTAHKMLDTVARMAYWASRSVSNDGGCENDKEGSSVGWLDQAEYDLGRLLASHSMCTRMLQARIQSISMELIGCLYQLLLDTQMGRLPSTRRCRSKPNVQNPEAKQHLDLEVFTPMLYNFIHLAFKKLMENFLGLTNSLPDECVLVNDHLKWMCKKDRTDSIRDVSWESSDSSDSSDSSDCTSLEGSYCMMPSPSQGTVGRNRPSSSVSQDQRRALEAISEVLTIKVGGVLQCSCNDPEKVMAIVNKGLDAEVMARIDNLSSSSSAATLGSLDPELSSGFTNLEEGQSEKADIVVPDNNNVDYVYDFHEEEEMSDSLSKGINIARQINPKGDGKDDGASGLPEVVQVLPWLPLRPSETPSLQTLEIRIQEKVWMPSGPSALHHQTLRDLLHGLMVRLALQESPSTSSAPTFSQLEATLLQEVGWILQTQDGISLVLEHLPQSPFYSGPDALDAMLEAAYAKLSLSANSSRAQLRSARHGEAGAICGLAETIATVICRHAEEWRAPAVSDLSVHFEKENVKNSAGLEKAGGSSSSLCEDVRIHDGSEMESSGLVKASETHMEIKADGKVKKRCDRFGLVKARECPFSRSPEELRSSRKQRAADPGLVKAWEKIDRSSEEDSEGDSSSSSSSTSQSCHSSSSSSNSVLSPSVPSQTFNSSSIFHSNLGRRGKTKLSSLQRWFTLMRKKTKAVTKVTPNMSANGKKKNQKTNSVTPLNGESPDLAESSSVPGEEEQKQKKKKSIKGFFHRISAALSQVFCCSCTTHQ; this comes from the exons ATGCCTCCCATGTCCCAGACTAGCTACC GTGTTCTCCCAGCAATCAAAATCCCATCCTGCCCAGAGGAACCAATGACCCGGGCCGAAATTCCAGTGTCAGAGGCCATGATGTCCCACCC TCAGTGGAGACTCATCAAAAAGGTCCTGTTGAGAAAG aacAAGAGCGTCACTGAGCTGCAGAAGCGCtcagaggagatgatggagtgGGTTCTCCAGGTGGCCAATGAGGGGGTGCTGCCTGCTATGGCCCTTTACCAGGTCCTTCACCTCCGCCAAGACCCACTGTCTGCCGCTACCTCCCACAGCAGCGGCATCTCCACACGCAACAGATCTTCTTCGTCTCCTCAGTCCAAGGACCGGGCCTCTTCTCAGGGCTCAGCCCAGCCTGATGTCCCCGAGGGGATCATCTCAGAGAAGTCCCACCCCCTGCTGGAAAGTGGGCTGGGATCCAGGCCACAGGACAGGCTATCGAGTGGGAAGCCTCCGACACCCCTTTACCCCAGTAGTCCCACAGGGGAGGATATCCTTGCCACGGCATCCCTCACTGTGGCAGAGATCATCGCCAAGTTGAAGGGAGTGATGGCGAGAGACGAGGACAGTGAAGAGGCGAAGCTGTCTGCCATTGTAGAGGAGCTCTGTGACTCGGCCATGGAGAAGGTGATGGACGAGTTGGTGCTTCACCACCCCGGCAGCTCCTTGTCTGAATTCTATACGACAAGTATCTCTGAGGACCTGATCCTGAAAACCTGGCAGGACGCCAAGGAGAAGATCCAGGTCCTCGCCGACATCCACACTGACGCCGTCAACGAGCAGATGCCCCCGCGGCCCCTGTTGTCTTCCAACACCAACACGTCAGAGGTCGTCTTCCACAGGGAGAAAAAGGAGGCTGAGAAGATGGCCTCATTCCTCATTGGCAGTGTGGCGGAGGCAGAGGAGATGGAAAAGGCTATGGCATCGCCCAGGCCCAGCTGTGTGACAGCGGTATCGAGCGGCTCCGGCCACAGCTCGGCCAGCAGCATTGGACGGATCAGATGCGATAGCGAGCCTCACAACCCTTCATCCCAGAGGGAGAGCCTCTCTGGCATCCTGGCCCACCACACCCTCTTCCAGAGACAGGGCGTTTTCACCACAGAGGAGAAGCTGGAGCTGGTGAGGCTGGTGGGGGGCATCCTCCAGGGGATGGTGGCCAGAGAAAGACGCTCTTCCCTGAACCAGCCCCAAGACGCCGACACGGCCTCCCTGCCCCAGAACATCTCCAGCGCCTGCAACATCATCCACATCGTCCTGGAGAACTTCAGCACAGCTGCGGAGATGattagagaaggagaggtggacttCCTGCAGCCACGCGGTAATGACTTCAACCTGTTAGTGGAGTGCGTGAGCGAGTCCCTGCTCAGCCAGGTTACGGAGGAGTTGGAGGCCCTGCGGAGGAGGAACCAGGGGGTCAGCAgtgggaggagcagcaggaggagccgcAGCCAGGGAGAGCTGCTGGGGAACTGGGtcgagggaaaggaggagaaggaggcctgCACACTCTCGTGTCAGGAAAGCTTCCTTCTCTGCgcccagcaggaggagaggagatcagaGGAGGAGTGCAGCTCGGCTAGCgacgaggagaaggagaagcagcagaaggaggaggccaGGTCAGCCTCCAGGAGCCCTAGCCCCAGGAGCCCTAGCCCCAGGAGCACTAGCCCCAGGAGCCCTAGCCCCAGGAGCACTAGCCCCAGGAGCACTAGCCCCAGGAGCCCTAGCCCCAGGAGCAAGGCAAACAGTCACAACCTCAACCTAACTGCTCACAAAATGCTGGACACCGTCGCGCGGATGGCCTACTGGGCCTCCAGATCAGTCTCCAATGATGGAGGCTGCGAAAATGACAAAGAAGGCTCCTCCGTCGGGTGGTTGGACCAGGCTGAGTACGACCTGGGCCGCCTGCTGGCCTCCCACAGCATGTGTACCAGGATGTTGCAGGCGAGGATCCAGAGCATCTCCATGGAGCTGATCGGCTGCCTCTATCAGCTGCTCCTGGACACGCAGATGGGACGACTCCCCTCGACACGCCGCTGCCGCTCCAAGCCCAACGTCCAGAACCCGGAGGCCAAGCAGCACCTGGACTTGGAGGTCTTCACTCCAATGCTGTACAATTTTATCCACTTGGCTTTCAAGAAACTGATGGAGAACTTCCTTGGCCTGACCAACTCGCTTCCGGACGAATGTGTGCTGGTGAACGACCACCTCAAATGGATGTGTAAGAAGGACAGGACCGACTCCATCAGGGATGTATCTTGGGAGAGCAGCGACAGCAGCGACAGCAGCGATAGCAGCGACTGCACGTCTCTGGAAGGGTCCTACTGCATGATGCCGAGCCCCAGCCAAGGGACTGTGGGTAGGAACCGGCCATCTTCCTCTGTCAGCCAGGACCAGAGGAGGGCACTAGAGGCCATTTCTGAGGTGTTAACCATCAAAGTGGGAGGTGTCCTTCAGTGTTCTTGCAATGACCCAGAAAAAGTAATGGCCATTGTCAACAAAG GCCTTGATGCTGAGGTCATGGCCAGGATAGATAACCTTagcagctcctcctctgcagcCACATTAGGAAGTCTCGACCCAGAGTTGAGTTCAGGTTTCACTAACCTAGAAGAAGGCCAGTCTGAGAAGGCTGATATCGTTGTCCCCGACAACAACAATGTTGACTACGTTTATGATTTccatgaagaagaagaaatgtCAGATAGTCTGTCCAAAGGCATCAACATTGCCAGGCAAATAAATCCCAAGGGAGATGGGAAAGATGATGGAGCTTCTGGTCTCCCTGAGGTGGTCCAGGTGCTTCCCTGGTTGCCCCTGAGACCCTCTGAGACCCCCTCCCTGCAAACCTTGGAGATTCGCATCCAGGAGAAGGTCTGGATGCCCTCCGGGCCCAGTGCCCTGCACCACCAGACCCTGCGGGACCTTCTGCACGGTCTGATGGTCCGCCTGGCCCTCCAGGAGTCCCCCTCAACCTCCAGCGCCCCCACCTTCTCGCAGCTAGAGGCAACTCTCCTTCAGGaagtgggctggattctccagACCCAAGACGGGATCAGCCTCGTCCTGGAGCACCTGCCCCAGAGCCCTTTCTACAGTGGCCCAGACGCCCTGGACGCCATGTTGGAGGCGGCCTACGCTAAGCTGTCGCTCAGCGCTAACAGCAGCAGGGCCcagctccgctccgctcgccacGGAGAAGCGGGAGCCATTTGTGGCCTGGCTGAGACCATCGCCACGGTGATCTGCCGCCACGCCGAGGAGTGGCGCGCTCCTGCCGTGTCCGATCTTAGCGTCCATTTTGAGAAGGAGAATGTTAAGAACTCTGCTGGCTTGGAAAAGGCCGGTGGAAGCTCCAGCTCcttgtgtgaggatgtgaggaTACATGACGGATCTGAGATGGAGTCTTCTGGCTTGGTAAAGGCCAGTGAGACCCACATGGAGATTAAAGCAGATGGAAAGGTCAAGAAGAGATGTGACAGATTTGGTTTGGTAAAGGCCAGAGAGTGTCCCTTCTCCAGATCACCAGAGGAGCTGAGGAGCTCCAGGAAGCAGAGAGCTGCAGACCCAGGCTTGGTGAAGGCCTGGGAGAAGATCGACAGGTCTTCTGAGGAGGACTCTGAGGGCGAtagctcctcctcatcctcttccacctcccagtcctgccactcctcctcctcatcctccaactCTGTTTTATCCCCCTCTGTGCCCTCCCAAACCTTCAACAGCTCTTCCATCTTCCATTCCAATCTGGGCCGTCGTGGAAAGACCAAACTCTCCAGCCTCCAAAGATGGTTCACATTG ATGAGAAAGAAGACCAAGGCTGTTACCAAGGTTACACCGAATATGTCTGCCaatggaaaaaagaaaaaccaAAAGACCAACTCAGTTACTCCCCTCAACGGTGAAA GCCCAGATCTTGCAGAGTCCTCCAGCGTCCCAGGAGAAGAGGAacagaaacagaagaagaagaagtccaTTAAAGGCTTCTTCCACAGgatctctgcagctctctcccAGGTGTTCTGCTGTAGCTGCACGACTCACCAGTAG